The Candidatus Hydrogenedentota bacterium region AATTCTACATTCCCGCTCATATTTGCAGAGCCGTATTCATCATAGCCCACTTCAAGAATGAGCCCCCACCACGACCTCGTGCTCACATAAGAAACGCCACTCGCCGCCTTCGCCCCCCCTTCGAACACCGATCAATCGCCAATTTCGACGCCCTAGAAGACGCCCTTTCTCGGGGCTCTTCGAGGGGCCTAATACTGATGGGCGTTGCCTATACCCCTACTCCTTATGTATTAGCTTTGCATTTTTTCAGCGCACGTGATAATATCTCAGTAGTTCTCGCTTTTACTGTATCCGCCCGATGCGGGGGTTGGATTTGGGTGGGACAACCTCGGAAGTCGTTAGACTAGATGATTTCCATGACTCTTCACTCACAATCAGGCAGGAAGTACTGCGCCCATGGCGTCTACGCCTAGCGACACATCCACTCGAACTGCTCAAGGAAAGGAAGCGTCTCGCTTTCCGATCTGGAAGACTACTCCGGGCTTGCCGGACGCTCAAGGCGGAGAGACAAGCAAACCCGGCATCGGTGAGAATCGTAAACGGCAATCAGACCACAGTCTGCCCATTTACTCCCTTCGCCTCGTTCCCGTCGCCCTCATCGTAGTTGCCTTTTCGTGCTACTTTTGCAGCGTGTATTTCCCAGGTGTGGATGACGCATATATTTCCCTCCGCTATGCCCTGAACTTTTTCCGCGGGGACGGCCTGATTTGGAATCCCGGACAAGAGGCCGTTCAGGGCTACTCCAACCTCCTCTACACACTACTGCTCTCAGTGGGTTTCCTCTTCTTCGACAAATACCAAATCTATGAATGGGCCTTTGTCATCAACGTGCTGGCAGGAATTGGAGTCGTCCTGGTTTTGTTTCGATTCTTTCGTTCTTCAAATCGGCTGGGTGAAGGTGCGGCGCTCACGATGGCCTACCTATTGGCTCTCTGCCCTGCCTTGTCCTATTGGATATGGTCCGGCATGGAGACAATCCCTGTGTTGTTTCTTCAGGTCCTTGTATGGATCGCTGTTCAGACTATCGTTGACAAGAAGGAGCGTAACGGCAGCTTGCTCTTCATCGGGGCAAGTGTGCTTCTTGTTCTCAGCCGGGCAGACGGTTTTGTAATGCCTGTGTTCGGTGTCGCATATCTTGCGTTGGTCCAGCGGCAAGTTCGCACCGCCTGTATCTTGGGTGGGATTGTTGCCTTAACCTTTGTAAGTCTTGCGTTATGGCAGCACGCGTACTACGGAGACTGGCTACCGAACACCGTCAGGGCAAAGGTGCAAGACGGCACGTTGCCAGAACGAATATTGGTCGCCTTGAAGATGCTATTCGTTACGTTTTCAGTTAGAGGGACGGAGATTCCACATACTCCATTCTTTTTCCGCCTTGGCCTTTGGCTGCCTTTGCTGGCCGTGACTTGCCATGCGTTTGTGGTAATACGTAAAGACGGTTTCAAAGGGCTTCCATTCCCATCGTTCTTCGTTTGGGCGTGGCTACTCTATTGGATTCGGAACGGAGGAGACCACTTTGACGATCGATTTCTCGTGCTCTGGTGGCCCGCAGGCTTGTATTCAGCGGTATGGTTGTCGAACCTCCCCGCGAGACATTCCTATCGCTGTCGGCTATTAGTTATCTTGACCGTATCGCTTGTCTATGCACTTTCCATGATTCCGTCTCAACCAGGGGGATACAACGCGTACTCATTCAAAGCTTGGCCAAAAGACCTTTATGACCATGTAAGACAGTTGGCCGACCTCCTAAATCGCCGCTACAATGGGGAGTATATAGCAGTCATTGGAGCAGGATATCTGCCTTATTTTAGCGGGAACCCCGCAGTTGACTGCCTTGGGCTCAATGATCGAACTATTGCCTGTACGCCGGCAGCATTTCAGTTTCCTGGCCACAACAAGCATAATGAGCAGTACCTTATGTCGCGAAGGCCGAAGGTCATTTTTACGACTCCGATTAGCGAGCTCGACAGTAATGACCCCCAGATGCTTACAGGGGGCCACTTGTCTCTCTATGAGAGTAATGGCTATCGGTGGGTTGATTTGTGGACCGGTCGAATTCTCGACCCGCGAACGGGGGGAGATAGTAACATTTCCCCCGCCTTAGTTCGGCAAGATTAGGCCACGCCACTTCCCGCGAAAAACCCGACGCTTGACTCTTCCACCTTAGCGACTAGCTGGAATACATCCGGTCACGCAAGACACCCAATGCACCCGTCGAAGTTGGAGTCAGCTCAGCTTCAGCCGCCCATCTCGCCAACAAGGCCCTCCGCGAAAACGCCGTCGCAAAGTGGAGTTGATTGTTCACTACATTGCATCATGATGCGGGATCATCTTGACATCAACGTCATCTTCTGAAATACTGAATCTCATGAGAACAACCATAACCATAGATGACGATCTGCTCGCAGCCGCCAAGTATCTCGCACTCGCCAAGTCCCAGACTGTCGGTCGCGTGATTTCGGACTTGGCGCGCCGTGGCCTGGGTAGCCCCACCCACACGGTCAAGAAGAATAAGAAGGGGTTTCCTGCGTTTGATGTTCGTGCCGATTCGCGAGTTATTACGCTCGAGGACGTCAAGAAGTACGAGGACGAGTTGTGAGTGTTGGCCTTCTCGATGTGAACATGCTCATCGCCCTCGCGTGGCCTTCGCATGTTCATCATCAGGTAGCGCAAACGTGGTTCTCAGCCAATCAATCACGGGGCTGGGCGACGTGCCCGATGACTCAATGCGCGTTTGTGCGTATTTCATCGAACCAGCGAATCATACCCGATGCCGTTCAACCGCAGGAAGCTCTAACCCTACTCGGCGAGATTGTCGCCCTGAAGCATCATCGATTCTGGCCCGACAGCATTTCTCTGACCAACATACTCTTGCCTGCCGCTTCGCTGGTAGGTCATCGCCAAGTCACAGACGCTTACCTGTTGAGTCTGTCCATTCACCAGAAAGGGAAGTTGATAACCCTCGATCAGGGCATTGCCGCACTTCTACCGCCTGGCAGCCCTCACAGAAGCGCGCTGGAGATTGTTCCTACTGAAATCCCGCCCCGCGCCAAGCGCAAGTAACGGCATGGAACCTTAGCTCTCTGCGCTTCAATTCTCTCGCGCCAAATCTCTGCGCGTTTATAGCGCACGGGAGATTTCTCCGATACAGTCTCCTTGAACTCCGAGAAGTAAGATGATATCTTACCTTCTATGAAAACACTGATATCCACAAAGGGACAGATTATTCTTCCCGCCGAGATTCGCCGCCGCGACCGGATCGAACCGGGTCAGGAGTTTGAGATTGAGCGGATTCGAAGCGGCGAATACAAGCTGAAGCGCAAGAGTCCTCCCCGAAACGCGGGCCTCGTTAAACTTCTCTTGGCCTGCCCCGTCAAAGAGTGGTTTGAGGAACCGAAGTCGCTCGGCACCACCGACGACCTCAAGACTCCGAGCCTGGGATGACTTACCTCGTCGATTCCAACGTTTTGAGCGAGGCTACACGGGTTTCACCCGACAACAAGGTTGTTTCTTGGCTGACGGACCATGAACGCGAACTGGTAGTTGACCCTATCGTGCTTGGAGAACTGAGAATGGGGATACTTGCGCTTCCCCGTGGCCGGAAACGCGCGCAGCTTGAACGCTGGTTCGAGGCTCTATCCGCCACAATTACATGCTTGCCGTGGGACCGCACCGTCAGTGCCCGTTGGGCCCAACTCGTGACTGACCTTAAACGAAAAGGCCAGACACTCCCTCTGCTCGATAGTATGATTGCCGCCACCGCCCTCGTACACAAGCTCACAATTGCCACGCGGAATGTCAGCAATTTCCAGCCGGCCGGCGTCAGGATCATCAACCCGTTCACCTGATCCGAACCCCAATGCCGTTACACCCGG contains the following coding sequences:
- a CDS encoding CopG family transcriptional regulator, encoding MRTTITIDDDLLAAAKYLALAKSQTVGRVISDLARRGLGSPTHTVKKNKKGFPAFDVRADSRVITLEDVKKYEDEL
- a CDS encoding type II toxin-antitoxin system VapC family toxin, with product MTYLVDSNVLSEATRVSPDNKVVSWLTDHERELVVDPIVLGELRMGILALPRGRKRAQLERWFEALSATITCLPWDRTVSARWAQLVTDLKRKGQTLPLLDSMIAATALVHKLTIATRNVSNFQPAGVRIINPFT
- a CDS encoding AbrB/MazE/SpoVT family DNA-binding domain-containing protein encodes the protein MKTLISTKGQIILPAEIRRRDRIEPGQEFEIERIRSGEYKLKRKSPPRNAGLVKLLLACPVKEWFEEPKSLGTTDDLKTPSLG
- a CDS encoding VapC toxin family PIN domain ribonuclease; the encoded protein is MSVGLLDVNMLIALAWPSHVHHQVAQTWFSANQSRGWATCPMTQCAFVRISSNQRIIPDAVQPQEALTLLGEIVALKHHRFWPDSISLTNILLPAASLVGHRQVTDAYLLSLSIHQKGKLITLDQGIAALLPPGSPHRSALEIVPTEIPPRAKRK